One stretch of Streptomyces sp. 135 DNA includes these proteins:
- a CDS encoding MFS transporter, translating into MTSSTAEPHEGLGAREGRAAPGRGDTRAPGKLLAAGLIGSSIEWYDFFLYGTAAALVFPHVFFPGSSALTGTLLSFSTFWAGFLARPLGGVVAGHLGDRYGRKAMVVASMSLMGAGTFLIGCLPGAGVMGALAPVLLVLLRFVQGLACGAQWGGIVLLLTESASPKRKGYVGTYGQMGVSLGVFLGNGAFLLASRLVSDDAFLSWGWRIPFLASGVLLPVVMYVQRRVEDSPDFRRLATENAEGDRAKVAKAPVIEVIRSGWRTVLLASGLLAGTNCLFYISIAGVVSYAADDLGLDRDSILLVTLPVTALGAVFVLASGWLSDRVGRRPMILIGAALIVVWAFPYFWLVNTGSLALLGVAVIVGGIGQSLTYGPIAAYIGELFEPHVRYSGASLAYQLSVLTISGGTPLIMTAIIGGTGATTWVSVFVAAMGLLTFGCAWALRETNPASVRQDPHAVPGVWAASDES; encoded by the coding sequence GTGACATCGTCCACGGCAGAACCGCACGAAGGGCTCGGCGCACGAGAAGGGCGGGCCGCCCCGGGCCGTGGTGACACCCGCGCCCCGGGCAAACTGCTGGCGGCGGGGCTCATCGGCAGCTCCATCGAGTGGTACGACTTCTTTCTCTACGGGACCGCCGCGGCCCTCGTCTTCCCGCACGTCTTCTTCCCCGGCTCCTCCGCGCTGACCGGCACGCTCCTGTCGTTCAGCACCTTCTGGGCGGGGTTCCTCGCCCGCCCGCTCGGCGGCGTGGTCGCGGGCCACCTCGGTGACCGGTACGGACGCAAGGCCATGGTCGTCGCCTCCATGTCGCTGATGGGCGCGGGCACCTTCCTGATCGGCTGCCTGCCGGGGGCGGGTGTCATGGGGGCCCTCGCGCCGGTGCTCCTCGTGCTGCTGCGCTTCGTCCAGGGCCTCGCGTGCGGGGCGCAGTGGGGCGGCATCGTCCTGCTGCTCACGGAGTCGGCGTCGCCGAAACGCAAGGGGTACGTCGGCACGTACGGTCAGATGGGGGTCTCGCTCGGCGTCTTCCTCGGCAACGGCGCCTTCCTGCTGGCGAGCCGGCTCGTCTCCGACGACGCGTTCCTGAGCTGGGGCTGGCGCATACCGTTCCTCGCCAGTGGTGTGCTGCTGCCGGTCGTCATGTACGTCCAGCGGCGCGTCGAGGACTCGCCGGACTTCCGCCGCCTGGCCACGGAGAACGCCGAGGGCGACCGGGCCAAGGTCGCCAAGGCGCCCGTGATCGAGGTGATCCGCTCGGGCTGGCGCACCGTCCTGCTCGCCTCCGGACTGCTGGCCGGCACCAACTGCCTCTTCTACATCAGCATCGCGGGCGTCGTCAGCTACGCCGCCGACGACCTCGGCCTCGACCGCGACTCCATCCTCCTGGTCACGCTGCCGGTCACCGCGCTCGGCGCCGTCTTCGTGCTGGCGTCCGGCTGGCTCTCCGACCGGGTGGGCCGCCGCCCGATGATCCTGATCGGCGCCGCGCTGATCGTCGTATGGGCGTTCCCCTACTTCTGGCTGGTGAACACCGGGTCGCTGGCCCTGCTCGGCGTGGCGGTGATCGTCGGCGGCATCGGGCAGTCGCTGACGTACGGGCCGATCGCCGCGTACATCGGCGAGCTGTTCGAGCCGCACGTGCGCTACTCCGGCGCCTCGCTCGCCTACCAGCTGTCCGTCCTGACCATCAGCGGCGGCACCCCGCTGATCATGACCGCGATCATCGGCGGCACCGGCGCGACGACCTGGGTGTCGGTGTTCGTCGCCGCCATGGGCCTGCTCACCTTCGGCTGCGCGTGGGCGCTGCGCGAGACGAACCCGGCGTCGGTGCGGCAGGATCCGCACGCGGTGCCGGGCGTGTGGGCGGCCTCCGACGAGTCTTGA
- a CDS encoding acyl-CoA dehydrogenase family protein produces the protein MFDVTDRAKEYQERLLAFMDEHVYPAEAVYERQMAESGDPHFHPPVLEELKAEARKQGLWNLFHPHPEWGPGLTNLEYATLAEIMGRSAHLAPEATNCNAPDTGNMEVLTLFGTEEHKEKWLKPLLAGEIASAFAMTEPAVASSDARNIEMRMVRDGDTYVLNGRKWWTSNALHKNCRVLIVMGKTDPDGPSHRQQSMMVVPLDTPGVTVLRGLPVFGYQDREGHAEVLFEDVRVPRTALLAGEGDGFMISQARLGPGRIHHCMRSIGMAERALDLLIDRAQSRTTFGAPLSDRANIQDWIAEARIEIDMARLLTLKAAHLMDTVGNKEARTEIAAIKVAAPEVALKVIDRAIQVHGGAGVCDDFPLASMYAHLRTLRLADGPDEVHKRTIALRELRRRETERNAR, from the coding sequence GTGTTCGACGTGACCGACAGGGCCAAGGAATACCAGGAGAGACTGCTCGCCTTCATGGACGAGCACGTCTACCCCGCCGAGGCGGTGTACGAGAGGCAGATGGCGGAGTCGGGCGACCCGCACTTCCATCCGCCGGTCCTCGAAGAGCTCAAGGCCGAGGCGAGGAAGCAGGGCCTGTGGAACCTCTTCCACCCGCACCCGGAGTGGGGCCCCGGCCTGACCAACCTGGAGTACGCGACGCTCGCCGAGATCATGGGCCGCAGCGCACACCTCGCCCCCGAGGCCACCAACTGCAACGCGCCGGACACCGGCAACATGGAGGTCCTCACGCTCTTCGGCACCGAGGAGCACAAGGAGAAGTGGCTGAAGCCGCTGCTCGCCGGGGAGATCGCCTCCGCGTTCGCGATGACCGAACCCGCCGTCGCCAGCTCCGACGCCCGCAACATCGAGATGCGGATGGTGCGCGACGGCGACACTTACGTCCTCAACGGCCGCAAGTGGTGGACCTCCAACGCCCTGCACAAGAACTGCCGGGTGCTCATCGTGATGGGCAAGACCGATCCGGACGGTCCGAGCCACCGGCAGCAGAGCATGATGGTCGTCCCGCTCGACACCCCCGGCGTCACCGTCCTGCGCGGCCTGCCCGTCTTCGGCTACCAGGACCGCGAGGGCCACGCGGAGGTGCTCTTCGAGGACGTACGCGTCCCGCGCACCGCCCTGCTCGCGGGCGAGGGCGACGGCTTCATGATCAGCCAGGCCCGCCTCGGCCCCGGCCGCATCCACCACTGCATGCGCTCCATCGGCATGGCCGAACGCGCCCTCGACCTGCTGATCGACCGCGCGCAGTCCCGCACGACGTTCGGCGCGCCCCTGTCCGACCGGGCCAACATCCAGGACTGGATCGCCGAGGCCCGCATCGAGATCGACATGGCGCGGCTCCTGACCCTCAAGGCCGCACACCTGATGGACACCGTCGGCAACAAGGAGGCCCGCACGGAGATCGCCGCGATCAAGGTCGCCGCGCCCGAGGTGGCGCTCAAGGTCATCGACCGGGCGATCCAGGTCCACGGCGGCGCGGGCGTCTGCGACGACTTCCCGCTCGCGAGCATGTACGCCCACCTGCGCACCCTGCGCCTCGCGGACGGCCCCGACGAGGTGCACAAGCGCACCATCGCGCTGCGGGAGCTGCGCCGCCGCGAGACCGAGCGGAACGCACGGTGA
- a CDS encoding TetR/AcrR family transcriptional regulator, with protein MAAQAPAADSGQKQPITPRSARGVRTRNALIAAAREVFERDGYLDARITDISKAAHVASGSFYTYFNGKEEIFQALVEQVQEEMLHPHLRERTGITDTRELIDASNREYLRAYKKNARLMALFEQVAQVDEQFMALRIERGNAFARRNAKLIRTLQENGEADTSLDPLVTAHALSVMVSRMAYLVFVLGQRIPYERLVTTLNKIWENGLRLTDPEPGAERTARDAEGS; from the coding sequence GTGGCTGCCCAGGCCCCGGCCGCGGACAGCGGCCAGAAGCAACCGATCACGCCACGCAGCGCGCGCGGTGTCCGCACCCGCAACGCGCTGATCGCCGCCGCCCGGGAGGTCTTCGAACGCGACGGGTATCTGGACGCCCGGATCACGGACATCTCCAAGGCCGCGCATGTCGCCTCCGGGTCGTTCTACACGTACTTCAACGGCAAGGAAGAGATCTTCCAGGCGCTCGTCGAGCAGGTGCAGGAGGAGATGCTCCACCCGCATCTGCGCGAGCGCACGGGCATCACCGACACCCGTGAGCTCATCGACGCCTCCAACCGCGAGTACTTGCGGGCGTACAAGAAGAACGCGCGCCTGATGGCGCTGTTCGAGCAGGTCGCGCAGGTCGACGAGCAGTTCATGGCGCTGCGCATCGAGCGCGGCAACGCCTTCGCGCGGCGCAACGCCAAGCTGATCCGCACCCTCCAGGAGAACGGCGAGGCCGACACGAGCCTCGATCCGCTGGTGACCGCGCACGCCCTGTCCGTGATGGTGAGCCGCATGGCCTACCTGGTGTTCGTGCTGGGCCAGCGCATTCCGTACGAGCGGCTGGTCACGACGCTCAACAAGATCTGGGAGAACGGCCTGCGGCTCACGGACCCCGAGCCGGGTGCCGAGCGTACGGCGCGTGACGCCGAAGGGTCCTGA
- a CDS encoding HAD family phosphatase, with the protein MSREHTRSAVLFDFGGVLTSSVVAAFDGLGAELGDDPRLPLRLLARDEQSSALLVAHEEGRIGEREFEDGFAARLRAHGVAVAGPGLVARVQARLRPDHAMTALVAKVRADGYRVGLLSNSLGDDCYAGFDLPAMFDAVTVSGRIGARKPSRRAYALACERLGVRPEDTVMVDDLRQNIDAAARLGIAGVLHRDAAGTAAELARLLAPAADQRVPRA; encoded by the coding sequence ATGAGCCGGGAACATACCCGCAGCGCGGTCCTGTTCGACTTCGGCGGAGTGCTGACCAGCAGCGTGGTCGCGGCGTTCGACGGACTCGGCGCGGAGCTGGGCGACGACCCGCGGCTGCCGCTGCGGCTCCTGGCCCGCGACGAGCAGAGCAGCGCGCTGCTCGTCGCCCACGAGGAAGGGCGCATCGGCGAGCGGGAGTTCGAGGACGGCTTCGCGGCGCGGCTGCGGGCGCACGGCGTGGCGGTCGCGGGGCCCGGCCTGGTCGCCCGCGTCCAGGCGCGGCTGCGCCCCGACCACGCCATGACCGCGCTGGTGGCGAAGGTCCGCGCCGACGGGTACCGCGTCGGACTGCTCTCCAACTCCCTCGGCGACGACTGCTACGCGGGCTTCGACCTGCCCGCGATGTTCGACGCCGTGACCGTGTCCGGGCGGATCGGCGCCCGCAAGCCCTCACGCCGGGCCTACGCCCTCGCGTGCGAGCGGCTCGGCGTCCGCCCCGAGGACACCGTGATGGTGGACGACCTGCGCCAGAACATCGACGCCGCGGCGCGCCTGGGCATCGCCGGGGTGCTGCACCGGGACGCGGCCGGGACCGCCGCCGAGCTGGCGCGACTCCTCGCGCCCGCAGCGGATCAGCGCGTCCCCAGGGCATGA
- a CDS encoding GNAT family N-acetyltransferase, giving the protein MRHPDGQPATDPTGHTADHRPGVRQAVEDDLPELVRLRASLFEDLGGDYFNPSSAGDDWRHHLAAVLKEQLTADTARILVVDGGRGRLAACGIGTVDQWFPGPHNVNGRVGHVIGVVTDVPYRRRGHSRAIMRALLDWFREREASRVDLYASPEGEPLYRALGFVDHPDPALHWRP; this is encoded by the coding sequence ATGAGACATCCCGACGGACAGCCCGCCACCGACCCGACCGGACACACCGCCGACCACCGCCCCGGTGTGCGGCAGGCGGTGGAGGACGACCTCCCCGAACTCGTGCGCCTGCGCGCGTCGTTGTTCGAGGACCTGGGCGGTGACTACTTCAACCCGTCCTCGGCGGGCGACGACTGGCGTCATCATCTCGCCGCGGTTCTGAAGGAGCAGCTGACGGCGGACACCGCGCGGATCCTCGTCGTGGACGGCGGTCGCGGCCGTCTGGCCGCCTGCGGCATCGGCACCGTAGACCAGTGGTTCCCCGGGCCGCACAACGTCAACGGCCGGGTCGGTCATGTGATCGGCGTGGTCACCGATGTGCCGTACCGGCGGCGCGGTCACAGCCGCGCGATCATGCGGGCGCTGCTCGACTGGTTCCGTGAGCGGGAGGCGTCCCGCGTGGACCTGTACGCCTCTCCGGAAGGCGAACCGCTGTACCGCGCCCTGGGGTTCGTCGACCATCCGGACCCCGCGCTCCACTGGCGGCCCTGA
- a CDS encoding LysR family transcriptional regulator has translation MGKSHVGGAEATVPQSAGGSLDLNQLRTFLAVYRSGSFTAAARVLGLSQPTVTAQIRSLERQLDRELFERLPRGAAPAPFADELASRIGEPLDALAEVAGHGGDGTAEPVHLAGPAEFLSHCVLPGLAPLVEQGVRLRITTGLTDDLLDELRAGRHDLVVATVRPRGRALASVPLADEEFVLVTAASWAQRMGGAERLAALGPAALRGVPLVAYAEDVPIVRRYWRHVFGKQLVCEPAVTMPDLRAVKAAVAGGAGFSVLPRYLCLDELASGALVLLNDPEDPPINTGYLVQRPGSSDNPHVALVRDHLLASSRDC, from the coding sequence ATGGGAAAGTCACACGTGGGCGGGGCGGAGGCGACCGTTCCGCAGTCGGCGGGCGGGTCGCTGGACCTCAATCAGCTGCGCACCTTCCTCGCCGTCTACCGCTCGGGGTCCTTCACGGCCGCCGCCCGCGTCCTCGGCCTGTCGCAGCCCACGGTCACCGCGCAGATCCGCTCCCTGGAGCGGCAGCTGGACCGGGAGCTGTTCGAGCGCCTGCCGCGCGGCGCCGCCCCCGCGCCCTTCGCGGACGAACTGGCGTCGCGGATCGGCGAGCCGCTGGACGCCCTGGCCGAGGTCGCGGGCCACGGCGGCGACGGTACGGCGGAGCCGGTCCACCTGGCGGGCCCGGCGGAGTTCCTCTCCCACTGCGTGCTGCCCGGCCTCGCGCCCCTGGTGGAGCAGGGCGTACGGCTGCGGATCACGACGGGCCTGACGGACGACCTGCTGGACGAGCTGCGCGCGGGCCGGCACGACCTGGTGGTCGCCACGGTCCGTCCGCGCGGCCGGGCGCTGGCCTCTGTGCCCCTCGCTGACGAGGAGTTCGTGCTGGTCACGGCGGCTTCCTGGGCGCAGCGCATGGGCGGGGCGGAGCGGCTCGCGGCCCTCGGGCCCGCCGCGCTGCGGGGCGTGCCCCTGGTGGCGTACGCCGAGGACGTGCCGATCGTCCGCCGCTACTGGCGTCACGTCTTCGGCAAGCAACTGGTGTGTGAGCCCGCCGTCACCATGCCCGACCTGCGCGCCGTCAAGGCGGCCGTGGCGGGCGGCGCCGGCTTCAGCGTGCTGCCCCGTTACCTGTGCCTCGACGAGCTGGCCTCGGGGGCCCTGGTCCTGCTGAACGACCCCGAGGACCCGCCCATCAACACCGGCTACCTCGTGCAGCGGCCCGGCTCATCGGACAACCCGCACGTCGCCCTGGTCCGGGACCACCTGCTGGCGTCCTCGCGGGACTGTTAG
- a CDS encoding CGNR zinc finger domain-containing protein has protein sequence MHLNPYGGDAVNLAADLCNRRPTSAEELAHRCREAGLTLERPAGPQDLAYALAALDAWEKVVDATDERERAELANRMLAASAAHPRLTDHAGDGWHLHYRDDQLPLGALLFSLISVGTALHLVGRGMHRLRRCEVTECATIFADTSRTGRRRYCSHRCANRDAVRRHRARGAT, from the coding sequence ATGCATCTCAACCCTTACGGCGGCGACGCCGTGAACCTCGCCGCGGACCTGTGCAACCGGCGTCCGACCAGCGCCGAGGAGTTGGCGCACCGCTGCCGCGAGGCAGGCCTGACCCTGGAACGCCCCGCCGGGCCACAGGACTTGGCGTACGCCCTCGCCGCACTGGACGCGTGGGAGAAGGTCGTCGACGCCACCGACGAGCGGGAGCGCGCCGAACTGGCCAATCGGATGCTGGCCGCGTCCGCCGCCCACCCGAGGCTCACCGACCACGCGGGCGACGGCTGGCACCTGCACTACCGCGACGATCAACTGCCGCTCGGCGCACTGCTGTTCTCGTTGATATCGGTCGGCACCGCACTGCACCTGGTGGGACGCGGCATGCACCGGCTGCGGCGGTGCGAGGTCACCGAGTGCGCCACCATCTTCGCGGACACCTCCCGCACCGGGCGCAGGCGCTACTGCTCCCACCGGTGCGCCAACCGCGACGCGGTACGCCGCCACCGCGCGCGAGGGGCGACGTGA
- a CDS encoding alpha/beta hydrolase produces the protein MTTHMPVSEWERVEARRISTGGVTLRVFDHGDERPGRPPVVLCHGFPELAFSWRHQVVALAKAGHRVLVPDMRGYGGSSRPADIEAYDILTLCADLAGVLDHVGADDAVFVGHDWGANVVWHMALEHPERVRAVAGMSVPVTPRAPAPPLPILRSRLGDDFYMVWFQEPGVADRALSRNVRRTLVTRDIYSAEWATRPDEQLPPPPWLSDEELAYYVDTFEETGFTGGLNYYRNLDRNWALTEHLAGRVIAQPSLFVTGSKDPVARFMPADGLGRMLTDQRGHVVLDGAAHWVQQERAEEVNAALLGFLSAVG, from the coding sequence ATGACGACACATATGCCGGTCAGCGAGTGGGAGCGCGTCGAGGCGCGCCGGATCTCGACGGGCGGTGTCACGCTGCGGGTCTTCGACCACGGTGACGAACGGCCGGGCAGGCCACCGGTCGTGCTGTGCCACGGCTTCCCGGAGCTGGCGTTCTCCTGGCGGCATCAGGTCGTCGCGCTGGCGAAGGCCGGCCACCGGGTCCTGGTGCCCGACATGCGTGGCTACGGCGGCAGTTCACGCCCCGCCGACATCGAGGCGTACGACATCCTGACGCTCTGCGCGGACCTGGCCGGGGTCCTCGACCACGTCGGCGCGGACGACGCCGTCTTCGTGGGGCACGACTGGGGCGCGAACGTGGTGTGGCACATGGCCCTGGAGCACCCCGAGCGGGTGCGGGCGGTGGCGGGGATGAGCGTGCCGGTGACGCCGCGGGCCCCCGCGCCGCCCCTGCCGATCCTGCGCTCACGCCTGGGGGACGACTTCTACATGGTGTGGTTCCAGGAGCCGGGCGTCGCGGACCGGGCGCTGAGCCGCAATGTGCGCAGGACGCTGGTCACCAGGGACATCTACTCCGCCGAGTGGGCCACACGCCCCGACGAGCAGTTGCCGCCCCCGCCGTGGCTGAGCGATGAGGAACTCGCCTACTACGTCGACACGTTCGAGGAGACCGGGTTCACCGGCGGCCTCAACTACTACCGCAATCTGGACCGCAACTGGGCGCTCACCGAGCACCTGGCGGGCCGTGTCATCGCCCAGCCCTCGCTGTTCGTCACCGGCTCCAAGGACCCGGTCGCCCGGTTCATGCCGGCGGACGGCCTCGGCCGGATGCTCACCGACCAGCGCGGGCACGTCGTCCTGGACGGCGCCGCTCACTGGGTCCAGCAGGAGCGTGCCGAGGAGGTGAACGCCGCTCTCCTCGGCTTCCTCTCCGCGGTCGGCTGA